The following coding sequences are from one Streptomyces venezuelae window:
- a CDS encoding FkbM family methyltransferase: MSTPLSETMVTLGRRYVRDAPGTVGKAALAARFLNAHLRENPRRRVVADRYGHRFAVDTQDLIQRYVYLFGAWEPHMTRWLRGCLGPGDVFVDVGANVGYFAVLGAGLVGPAGHVVAIEASPAFHERVLLHAELNGCSNVRAVNAAVSDAHKRLTFILASSHNMGANSIVPYDGPAESTFDADAAPLPELLEADELARARVIKIDVEGAEGGVVRGLAPALGSLREDVEIAVEVTPDRMEQLGDSVDELMKTMGEAGFHAYRLINEYAPETYPPAIRHPAPPVRWREPITEETELVFSRVDAETL, from the coding sequence ATGAGCACCCCCCTTTCGGAGACGATGGTCACGCTCGGGCGGCGGTACGTGCGTGACGCCCCCGGCACCGTCGGCAAAGCGGCGCTCGCCGCCCGGTTCCTGAACGCGCACCTCCGCGAGAACCCTCGCCGCCGCGTCGTCGCCGACCGGTACGGCCACCGCTTCGCCGTCGACACCCAGGACCTCATCCAGCGCTACGTGTACCTGTTCGGCGCCTGGGAGCCGCACATGACACGGTGGCTGCGCGGGTGCCTCGGGCCCGGGGACGTCTTCGTCGACGTCGGCGCGAACGTGGGGTACTTCGCCGTCCTGGGGGCCGGGCTCGTGGGCCCGGCGGGGCACGTCGTGGCGATCGAGGCCTCGCCCGCGTTCCACGAGCGGGTGCTGCTGCACGCCGAGCTGAACGGCTGCTCCAACGTCCGCGCGGTCAACGCCGCCGTCTCGGACGCGCACAAGCGGCTCACGTTCATCCTCGCCAGCTCGCACAACATGGGCGCGAACAGCATCGTTCCGTACGACGGACCCGCCGAGTCCACCTTCGACGCGGACGCCGCACCGCTGCCCGAGCTCCTGGAGGCCGACGAGCTGGCCCGCGCGCGCGTGATCAAGATCGATGTGGAGGGCGCGGAGGGGGGCGTCGTCCGCGGCCTGGCCCCCGCGCTGGGCAGCCTCCGCGAGGACGTGGAGATCGCTGTGGAGGTGACGCCTGACCGCATGGAACAGCTCGGCGACTCGGTGGACGAGCTGATGAAGACGATGGGGGAGGCGGGCTTCCACGCGTACCGGCTGATCAACGAGTACGCCCCCGAGACCTACCCTCCGGCGATCCGGCACCCCGCGCCGCCGGTGCGGTGGCGGGAGCCGATCACCGAGGAGACGGAGCTGGTGTTCTCCAGGGTCGACGCGGAGACGCTGTGA
- a CDS encoding Pr6Pr family membrane protein, translated as MIAPTSSKDRDRGRDRSGGRGRGTSGRRDARVPAGAVVPPVRRPLVAAFRALIVLAAVTGVVIDLVIGDPPRVLSYFTVQSNVLVAVVLGLAAWRSWGGRPALPPWVTAGTLLFIMITGLVYHLVLADEASGFSMTEGAAALSSWHSASNQLLHTVTPLGVALDWLLFTRPGGLRPRHAALWLLYPLAYLAFALTRGALLSPGPMSRYPYPFLDVDLHGYTGVLANGVIFGLAFYALALLIVGLDRVRPVPRGPGSGPTKTGFRLRPPVR; from the coding sequence ATGATCGCGCCGACTTCTTCGAAGGACAGGGACCGGGGCAGGGACAGGAGTGGGGGCCGGGGCAGGGGTACGAGCGGACGACGGGACGCGCGCGTTCCCGCGGGGGCGGTCGTGCCCCCGGTCCGCCGCCCCCTCGTGGCCGCGTTCCGTGCGCTGATCGTGCTCGCCGCGGTGACCGGAGTCGTCATCGACCTGGTCATCGGGGACCCGCCGCGCGTCCTCAGCTACTTCACGGTCCAGAGCAACGTGCTGGTGGCGGTGGTGCTGGGGCTCGCGGCGTGGCGCTCGTGGGGAGGCCGGCCCGCGCTCCCGCCCTGGGTGACGGCGGGCACGCTGCTCTTCATCATGATCACGGGCTTGGTGTACCACCTGGTCCTGGCCGACGAGGCGAGCGGCTTCTCGATGACGGAGGGCGCGGCGGCCCTCTCCAGCTGGCACTCGGCGTCCAACCAGCTCCTGCACACGGTGACGCCGCTCGGCGTGGCCCTCGACTGGCTCCTGTTCACCCGCCCGGGCGGCCTCCGCCCGCGCCACGCGGCCCTGTGGCTGCTCTACCCCCTGGCCTACCTGGCCTTCGCCCTGACCCGCGGCGCACTCCTGTCCCCCGGCCCGATGTCCCGCTACCCGTACCCATTCCTCGACGTCGACCTGCACGGCTACACGGGCGTCCTCGCCAACGGCGTCATCTTCGGCCTCGCCTTCTACGCCCTGGCCCTCCTGATCGTCGGCCTCGACCGCGTGCGTCCGGTCCCGCGGGGCCCCGGGAGCGGCCCTACGAAAACCGGATTTCGTCTCCGGCCGCCGGTCCGCTAA
- a CDS encoding metallophosphoesterase — MRARYAVPLGITATAAAGLAYSVGIEPRSFRLRRVTVPVLPPGMRSLRVLQVSDIHMVSGQRKKQRWLRSLAGLRPDIVINTGDNLSDPEGVPETLDALGPLMEFPGAYVFGSNDYYGPKPRNPGRYLIEKVQGRHGLNGNAPAVGVPRNPWEGLRDGFDAAGWVNLTNTRGALKIDGYEIAFTGLDDPHIKRDRYAEVAGGPEAGADFSMGIVHAPYLRSLDAFTADGYPLILAGHTHGGQLCIPFYGALVTNCDLDTDRVKGLSRHESEGRTSYLHVSAGCGANRYTPMRFACPPEATLLTLTARD; from the coding sequence ATGCGCGCGCGATACGCAGTACCCCTGGGCATCACGGCGACGGCCGCGGCCGGTCTCGCCTATTCAGTGGGCATCGAGCCCCGTTCCTTCCGGCTGAGGCGGGTGACGGTGCCCGTGCTGCCGCCGGGGATGCGTTCCCTGCGGGTCCTCCAGGTCTCCGACATCCACATGGTGTCCGGGCAGCGCAAGAAGCAGCGGTGGCTGCGTTCGCTGGCGGGCCTGCGGCCCGACATCGTGATCAACACGGGCGACAACCTGTCGGACCCGGAGGGCGTGCCGGAGACGCTGGACGCGCTCGGGCCGCTGATGGAGTTCCCCGGGGCGTACGTCTTCGGTTCCAACGACTACTACGGCCCGAAGCCGCGCAACCCCGGCCGCTACCTGATCGAGAAGGTGCAGGGCAGGCACGGCCTGAACGGCAACGCTCCGGCCGTGGGCGTGCCCCGCAACCCGTGGGAGGGCCTGCGCGACGGCTTCGACGCGGCGGGCTGGGTCAACCTCACGAACACGCGGGGCGCGCTGAAGATCGACGGCTACGAGATCGCGTTCACGGGCCTGGACGACCCGCACATCAAGCGGGACCGGTACGCGGAGGTGGCGGGCGGTCCCGAGGCGGGCGCTGACTTCTCGATGGGCATTGTGCACGCGCCGTACCTGCGCTCGCTGGACGCCTTCACGGCCGACGGCTACCCGCTGATCCTCGCGGGGCACACGCACGGCGGGCAGCTCTGCATCCCCTTCTACGGCGCCCTGGTCACCAACTGCGACCTGGACACGGACCGCGTGAAGGGCCTCTCCCGGCACGAGTCCGAGGGCCGGACGTCGTACCTGCACGTGTCCGCGGGGTGCGGGGCGAACCGCTACACGCCGATGCGGTTCGCGTGCCCGCCGGAGGCGACGCTGCTGACGCTGACGGCGCGGGACTGA
- a CDS encoding DoxX family membrane protein, with the protein MQTIWLGGAEWVAVLRIGIGLWWLESWRHKDKKTWFGGGGIGWAAGIAEKHRWSAVREGFNVVVKPRPRVMAYVVAYAELALGLGLIVGFLTPVALVCGFVLNLVYLVLMIHDWAEQGQNLMMALASFVAFFAMSWQTWSLDDALGMFV; encoded by the coding sequence ATGCAGACGATCTGGCTCGGCGGAGCCGAGTGGGTGGCCGTACTCCGGATCGGGATCGGCCTGTGGTGGCTGGAGAGCTGGCGCCACAAGGACAAGAAGACGTGGTTCGGCGGGGGCGGCATCGGGTGGGCCGCGGGCATCGCCGAGAAACACCGGTGGTCCGCGGTGCGCGAGGGCTTCAACGTGGTGGTCAAGCCGCGGCCGCGCGTGATGGCGTACGTCGTCGCCTACGCCGAACTGGCCCTGGGCCTCGGCCTGATCGTCGGCTTCCTCACCCCCGTCGCCCTGGTCTGCGGATTCGTCCTCAACCTCGTCTACCTCGTCCTGATGATCCACGACTGGGCCGAGCAGGGGCAGAACCTCATGATGGCCCTCGCCTCGTTCGTCGCCTTCTTCGCGATGAGCTGGCAGACATGGTCACTGGACGACGCGCTGGGGATGTTCGTCTGA
- a CDS encoding GntR family transcriptional regulator: MPKAYEQIADDIRRSIRAGLLRPGERLPAETKLAEQYRRSVPTLRDALRLLREEGLIEKEHGRGNFVRRPRAGVVRDNSRHQWEKNRVHQPEERRARTGATEHDTGLELQDLVFHAEYREVRADAHLASVFDVPEGTPLIERSYRTRYAAENAPFNLATSYLVRDHIAGNPDLLDDTKEPWPGGTQNQLSTVGIELDRVEERITARPPTPEEAAELELPPGTSVLLLRKTSYDTQGRVVEVAHVTLPGDRTEAVFTTPLERW, from the coding sequence ATGCCCAAGGCATACGAGCAGATAGCGGACGACATCCGCCGCTCCATCCGCGCGGGCCTGCTGCGGCCGGGCGAGCGGCTGCCCGCCGAGACGAAGCTCGCCGAGCAGTACCGGCGCAGCGTCCCGACGCTCCGCGACGCGCTCCGCCTCCTGCGGGAGGAAGGGCTCATCGAGAAGGAGCACGGGCGCGGCAACTTCGTCCGCAGGCCGCGCGCCGGTGTCGTCCGCGACAACTCCCGCCACCAGTGGGAGAAGAACCGCGTGCACCAGCCGGAAGAGCGCAGGGCGCGCACCGGCGCCACCGAGCACGACACCGGACTCGAACTCCAGGACCTCGTGTTCCACGCGGAGTACCGCGAGGTCCGCGCGGACGCACACCTCGCGTCCGTCTTCGACGTCCCGGAGGGGACACCCCTGATCGAGCGCTCGTACCGGACCCGGTACGCCGCCGAGAACGCCCCCTTCAACCTGGCCACCTCCTACCTGGTCCGCGACCACATCGCCGGGAACCCGGACCTCCTGGACGACACCAAGGAGCCGTGGCCCGGCGGCACGCAGAACCAGCTGTCCACCGTCGGCATCGAGCTGGACCGCGTCGAGGAGCGGATCACCGCACGGCCGCCCACGCCGGAGGAGGCCGCGGAACTGGAGCTGCCGCCCGGCACGTCCGTGCTGCTGCTCCGCAAGACGTCGTACGACACGCAGGGCCGCGTCGTCGAGGTCGCCCATGTCACCCTGCCCGGCGACCGCACGGAAGCCGTCTTCACCACTCCCCTGGAAAGGTGGTGA
- a CDS encoding DUF4287 domain-containing protein, whose protein sequence is MTQTAPKGPAAYFPSIEKKYGRPVAEWKEVIRASPLRKHMELVAWLKDEYSLGHGHANALVAHTLAEAAKDGKDDGK, encoded by the coding sequence ATGACCCAGACCGCCCCCAAGGGACCCGCCGCCTACTTTCCCTCCATCGAGAAGAAGTACGGGCGGCCCGTCGCCGAGTGGAAAGAGGTCATTCGGGCCTCGCCGCTGCGCAAGCACATGGAGCTCGTGGCATGGCTCAAGGACGAGTACTCCCTGGGGCACGGGCACGCCAACGCGCTCGTCGCGCACACGCTCGCCGAGGCCGCCAAGGATGGCAAGGACGACGGCAAGTAG
- a CDS encoding amidohydrolase family protein, with protein MVSSEDGTKELPRVISVDDHVIEPAHLFETWLPAKYRDRGPKPFTAGIGELEYVGGKYRFTTDPAGQITDWWEYEGSIFPYKRIIAAVGFSRDEMTLDGITREQMRKGCWDPKARLADMDLNHVEASLCFPTFPRFCGQTFSEAKDKEVGLACVRAYNDWMVEEWCGDSGGRLIPLCLIPLWDVGLAVAEIERNAARGVRAVTFSEIPTYLGLPSIHSGYWDPFFAACEETGTVVNMHIGSSSQMPAASPDAPPAVQASLSFNNAMASMMDFLFSGVLVKFPRLKLAYSEGQMGWIPYALERADDVWEEHRAWGGVKDLIPEPPSTYYYRQIFCCFFRDKHGIEAIETVGVDNATFETDYPHVDSTWPHTKEVAAEHVGHLPEETAYKLLRGNAIRMLDLPFDRAGR; from the coding sequence GTGGTCAGCAGCGAGGACGGCACCAAGGAACTCCCCCGGGTCATCAGCGTGGACGACCACGTGATCGAGCCCGCGCACCTCTTCGAGACATGGCTCCCCGCCAAGTACCGCGACCGGGGCCCCAAGCCCTTCACCGCGGGCATCGGCGAGCTGGAGTACGTCGGCGGCAAGTACCGGTTCACGACCGACCCGGCGGGACAGATCACCGACTGGTGGGAGTACGAGGGCAGCATCTTCCCGTACAAGCGGATCATCGCCGCCGTCGGCTTCTCGCGCGACGAGATGACGCTGGACGGCATCACCCGCGAACAGATGCGCAAGGGCTGCTGGGACCCCAAGGCCCGGCTCGCGGACATGGACCTCAACCACGTCGAGGCGTCCCTCTGCTTCCCCACCTTTCCCCGCTTCTGCGGCCAGACGTTCTCCGAGGCCAAGGACAAGGAGGTCGGCCTCGCCTGCGTCCGCGCCTACAACGACTGGATGGTCGAGGAGTGGTGCGGCGACAGCGGTGGGCGGCTGATCCCGCTCTGCCTGATCCCGCTCTGGGACGTGGGCCTCGCCGTCGCCGAGATCGAACGCAACGCCGCACGCGGGGTGCGGGCCGTCACCTTCAGCGAGATCCCGACGTACCTGGGCCTGCCGTCGATCCACTCCGGGTACTGGGACCCGTTCTTCGCGGCCTGCGAGGAGACCGGGACCGTCGTGAACATGCACATCGGCTCGTCGTCGCAGATGCCGGCCGCCTCCCCGGACGCGCCGCCCGCGGTCCAGGCCTCCCTCTCCTTCAACAACGCGATGGCGTCGATGATGGACTTCCTCTTCAGCGGCGTCCTGGTGAAGTTCCCGCGGCTCAAACTCGCCTACAGCGAGGGCCAGATGGGCTGGATCCCCTACGCCCTGGAGCGCGCCGACGACGTGTGGGAGGAGCACCGGGCGTGGGGCGGCGTGAAGGACCTGATCCCGGAGCCCCCGTCGACGTACTACTACCGGCAGATCTTCTGCTGCTTCTTCCGCGACAAGCACGGCATCGAGGCGATCGAGACCGTCGGCGTCGACAACGCCACGTTCGAGACGGACTACCCCCACGTCGACTCCACGTGGCCGCACACCAAGGAGGTCGCCGCCGAGCACGTCGGCCATCTTCCGGAGGAGACCGCGTACAAGCTGCTGCGCGGCAACGCGATCCGCATGCTGGACCTGCCGTTCGACCGGGCCGGGCGGTAG
- a CDS encoding glycosyltransferase family 2 protein: MRRRIIIVTAVHAPSAPFLSDAYASLLAQELPDGWEWHWLIQEDGRTDQVAPHVPDDERVTFRQGRPGGPGVARTMALAHADGEYVKVLDADDRLAPGALARDLAALEADPQLGWATSRVLDLLPDGSTVGFPGDPEHGPVERMSVIDYWSGHDYRAPVHPATLFVRRDLLVALGGWMALPASEDTGLLLALNSVARGWFSSEVGLLYRKWEGQVTGQSAHTDTAERDARMAVVAERARSLSALRWSFPPKAD, translated from the coding sequence GTGCGCCGGCGCATCATCATCGTCACCGCCGTCCACGCGCCGTCTGCCCCGTTCCTGTCCGACGCGTACGCGTCGCTGCTCGCGCAGGAGCTCCCCGACGGGTGGGAGTGGCACTGGCTGATCCAGGAGGACGGCAGGACGGACCAGGTCGCGCCGCACGTCCCGGACGACGAGCGCGTCACGTTCCGGCAGGGGCGGCCGGGCGGTCCCGGTGTCGCCCGCACGATGGCGCTCGCGCACGCCGACGGGGAGTACGTGAAGGTCCTGGACGCCGACGACCGGCTCGCCCCCGGCGCGCTGGCCCGCGACCTCGCGGCGCTCGAAGCGGACCCGCAGCTCGGCTGGGCCACCTCACGGGTGCTCGACCTGCTCCCCGACGGCTCCACGGTCGGCTTCCCCGGCGACCCGGAGCACGGCCCTGTGGAGCGCATGAGCGTCATCGACTACTGGTCGGGCCACGACTACCGCGCGCCGGTCCACCCCGCGACCCTCTTCGTCCGCCGTGACCTCCTCGTCGCCCTGGGCGGCTGGATGGCGCTGCCCGCCTCGGAGGACACGGGCCTGCTGCTCGCGCTCAACTCCGTCGCGCGCGGCTGGTTCTCGTCCGAGGTGGGGTTGCTCTACCGCAAGTGGGAGGGGCAGGTGACGGGCCAGAGCGCCCACACCGACACCGCGGAGCGGGACGCGCGCATGGCGGTGGTGGCGGAGCGGGCACGGTCGCTCTCCGCGTTGCGGTGGAGCTTCCCGCCGAAGGCGGACTGA